Proteins found in one Brachypodium distachyon strain Bd21 chromosome 5, Brachypodium_distachyon_v3.0, whole genome shotgun sequence genomic segment:
- the LOC100838873 gene encoding heavy metal-associated isoprenylated plant protein 27, protein MGIVDVLSELCYMPRTRRHIKKRKQFQTVEMKVRIDCEGCERKVKKALDDMKGVSSVEVTAKQNKVTVTGYVDAAKVMRRVAYKTGKRVEPWPYVPYEMVAHPYAPGAYDKKAPAGYVRNVIGDPSAAPLARASSTEARYTAAFSDENPNACSVM, encoded by the exons ATGGGCATCGTGGACGTCCTCTCGGAGCTCTGCTACATGCCGAGGACTCGCCGGCACATCAAGAAGAGGAAGCAGTTCCAG ACGGTGGAGATGAAGGTGAGGATCGACTGCGAAGGATGCGAGAGGAAGGTGAAGAAGGCCCTCGACGACATGAAAG GTGTGAGCTCGGTGGAGGTGACGGCGAAGCAGAACAAGGTGACTGTGACGGGGTACGTGGACGCGGCGAAGGTGATGCGGCGTGTGGCTTACAAGACGGGGAAGCGGGTGGAGCCGTGGCCGTACGTGCCgtacgagatggtggcgcacCCCTACGCGCCCGGCGCCTACGACAAGAAGGCCCCCGCCGGGTACGTGCGCAACGTCATCGGCGACCcttccgccgcgccgctcgccaGGGCCTCCTCCACCGAGGCCAGGTACACCGCCGCCTTCAGCGACGAGAACCCCAACGCCTGCTCCGTCATGTAG